One genomic region from Aliarcobacter cryaerophilus ATCC 43158 encodes:
- the gmk gene encoding guanylate kinase codes for MIKELKGAILIISGPSGCGKSTLLKEIYKNIPNYYFSISTTTRALRGEEEDGVDYNFVSQEEFEKNIEDDKFLEYAKVHNNYYGTMLEPITKALNDGKLVIFDIDVQGHKILRKKLDNLITSVFITTPTLKILEQRLIARDTDTAEMIQKRVQNARVEIESFTDYDYLIVNDNIHKATKEILAIANIARAKTKIFDKKSIVDNWINS; via the coding sequence ATGATAAAAGAATTAAAAGGTGCAATTTTAATTATTTCAGGACCTAGTGGATGTGGAAAATCTACACTTTTAAAAGAGATATATAAAAATATACCAAACTACTATTTTTCTATTTCAACAACAACTAGAGCTTTAAGAGGCGAAGAAGAAGATGGTGTTGATTACAATTTTGTAAGTCAAGAAGAGTTCGAAAAGAATATAGAAGATGATAAATTTTTGGAGTATGCAAAAGTTCATAATAACTATTATGGAACTATGCTAGAACCAATTACAAAAGCTTTAAATGATGGAAAACTTGTAATTTTTGATATAGATGTTCAAGGACATAAGATTTTGAGAAAAAAATTGGACAATTTAATTACTTCTGTTTTTATTACAACACCAACTTTAAAAATATTAGAGCAAAGATTGATAGCTAGAGATACAGATACAGCTGAAATGATTCAAAAAAGAGTTCAAAATGCTAGGGTAGAGATTGAATCATTTACTGATTATGACTACTTGATTGTAAATGATAATATTCATAAAGCTACTAAAGAGATTTTAGCTATTGCAAATATAGCAAGGGCAAAAACAAAGATTTTTGATAAAAAAAGTATAGTTGACAACTGGATAAACAGTTAA
- the tsf gene encoding translation elongation factor Ts, giving the protein MMAATPQLIKELRELTGAGMMDCKNALNETGGDLEKAVQALREAGLGKAAKKAGNVAAEGLIAIEVNSDKTKAVILELNSQTDFVAKNENFINITKEITAHAFSNNINDAETLNSSTINGKDFATYLAEKIATIGENLVARKLQSVEGQVVNGYVHVNGRTGVILAASCDAGVKDKAAALLRNIAMHASAMKPTVISYKDLDPAFVESENRAIRAEIEAENEELVRLKKPLKKIPDFVSKSQLTDAAIAEAKARFEDELRAAGKPEKIWANIIPGQIERFITDNTQLDGRFALLSQAYVMNDKQTVEQAIAEVDASIKITGYIRFELGEGIEKKEEDFAAEVAKQMGK; this is encoded by the coding sequence ATAATGGCAGCAACTCCGCAATTAATCAAAGAGTTAAGAGAGCTAACTGGTGCTGGGATGATGGATTGTAAGAATGCATTAAATGAAACTGGTGGAGATTTAGAAAAAGCTGTTCAAGCACTTAGAGAAGCTGGTCTTGGAAAAGCTGCAAAAAAAGCTGGAAATGTTGCGGCTGAAGGTTTAATTGCTATTGAAGTAAATAGTGATAAAACAAAAGCAGTAATTTTAGAGTTAAATTCTCAAACAGACTTTGTTGCAAAAAATGAAAATTTTATTAACATTACAAAAGAAATTACAGCTCATGCATTTTCAAATAATATAAATGATGCTGAAACTCTTAATAGTTCAACTATAAATGGTAAAGATTTTGCAACATATTTAGCAGAAAAAATTGCAACTATTGGTGAAAATTTAGTTGCTAGAAAATTACAAAGTGTTGAAGGTCAAGTTGTTAATGGTTATGTTCATGTAAATGGAAGAACAGGAGTTATTCTAGCAGCTTCTTGTGATGCTGGTGTAAAAGATAAAGCAGCAGCACTTTTAAGAAATATTGCAATGCATGCAAGTGCTATGAAGCCAACAGTTATTTCATACAAAGATTTAGATCCAGCTTTTGTTGAGAGTGAAAATAGAGCAATTAGAGCTGAAATTGAAGCTGAAAATGAAGAGTTAGTAAGATTAAAAAAACCTCTTAAAAAAATTCCAGATTTTGTTTCTAAATCTCAATTAACAGATGCTGCAATTGCTGAAGCAAAAGCAAGATTTGAAGATGAGTTAAGAGCTGCTGGTAAACCTGAAAAAATTTGGGCAAATATTATTCCTGGGCAAATTGAGAGATTTATAACTGATAATACTCAATTAGATGGAAGATTTGCACTTTTATCTCAAGCTTATGTAATGAATGACAAACAAACTGTTGAGCAAGCAATTGCAGAAGTTGATGCATCAATTAAAATTACTGGTTACATTAGATTTGAACTAGGTGAAGGAATTGAGAAAAAAGAAGAAGATTTTGCAGCTGAAGTTGCAAAACAAATGGGTAAATAA
- a CDS encoding ABC transporter ATP-binding protein — MSEKNNIKPLLASILLEAKTLSHNFDYELFKNINLSLEKKESIAIIGTSGSGKSTLLNILSSLLKPTNGNVVFKSKDLYSLKQNELLKIRRDDFGIVFQAHYLFRGFSALENLNIATLLSHQDIDYKLLNDLNISHVLNQGVGELSGGQQQRLSIARILMKKPKIIFADEPTGNLDKDTANVVMNTLFNYIKENDAGLILVTHEEDLAFRCDKVFKLEELSLKEIKK, encoded by the coding sequence ATGAGTGAAAAAAATAATATTAAACCACTCCTTGCATCCATACTTCTTGAAGCAAAAACCCTATCTCATAATTTTGATTATGAACTTTTTAAAAATATTAATCTTAGTTTAGAAAAAAAAGAGTCAATAGCTATTATAGGAACTAGTGGTAGTGGAAAATCAACTCTTTTAAATATATTATCTTCACTTTTAAAGCCAACAAATGGAAATGTTGTTTTTAAAAGTAAAGATTTATACTCTTTAAAACAAAATGAACTATTAAAAATTAGAAGAGATGATTTTGGAATTGTATTTCAAGCACACTATTTATTTCGTGGATTTAGTGCCTTGGAAAACCTAAATATTGCTACACTTTTAAGTCATCAAGACATTGATTATAAACTTTTAAATGATTTAAATATTTCACATGTTCTAAATCAAGGTGTTGGAGAACTAAGTGGTGGACAACAACAACGTTTGTCAATTGCAAGAATTCTTATGAAAAAACCAAAAATAATTTTTGCTGATGAGCCAACAGGAAATTTAGATAAAGATACGGCAAATGTAGTTATGAATACTCTTTTTAACTATATAAAAGAGAATGATGCTGGACTTATTTTGGTAACTCATGAAGAGGATTTAGCTTTTAGATGTGATAAAGTTTTTAAATTAGAAGAGCTAAGTTTAAAGGAGATAAAAAAGTGA
- the rpsB gene encoding 30S ribosomal protein S2: MVTMKDLLECGVHFGHQTRRWNPKMKKFIFGVRKNIYIIDLQKTLRYFRYTYNVVRDRAAEGQTMIFVGTKKQASETIKKAAQDCGMPYVNHRWLGGMLTNFGTIKKSIRKLEIIKKMREEGQLDLLTKKEALMLSRKEEKLELYLGGIKDMHKLPDMMFVLDAVKEKIAIAEARRLGITVVAPLDTNCDPDVVDLPIPGNDDAIRSIHLFCNEMAAAMNEGKAVLAESGAETSGEPISQAEQDELIAEAVAEGGEINFGEGEEA; the protein is encoded by the coding sequence ATGGTTACAATGAAAGACCTATTAGAGTGTGGTGTACACTTCGGACACCAAACAAGAAGATGGAATCCAAAAATGAAAAAATTCATTTTCGGTGTTAGAAAAAATATCTATATTATAGATTTACAAAAAACATTAAGATACTTTAGATATACATATAATGTTGTAAGAGACAGAGCTGCTGAAGGTCAAACAATGATTTTTGTTGGTACTAAAAAACAAGCTAGTGAAACTATTAAAAAAGCTGCTCAAGATTGTGGAATGCCATACGTAAACCACAGATGGTTAGGTGGAATGCTTACAAACTTTGGAACAATCAAAAAATCAATTAGAAAATTAGAAATTATTAAAAAAATGAGAGAAGAAGGGCAATTAGACCTTTTAACTAAAAAAGAAGCTTTAATGCTTTCAAGAAAAGAAGAAAAACTAGAGCTATACCTTGGTGGAATTAAAGATATGCACAAACTTCCAGATATGATGTTTGTTCTTGATGCAGTTAAAGAAAAAATTGCTATTGCTGAAGCTAGAAGATTAGGAATAACTGTTGTTGCTCCACTTGATACAAACTGTGATCCAGATGTTGTAGATTTACCAATTCCAGGAAATGATGATGCTATTAGAAGTATTCATTTATTTTGTAACGAAATGGCAGCAGCTATGAACGAAGGAAAAGCTGTATTAGCTGAAAGTGGTGCTGAAACTTCAGGTGAGCCTATTTCTCAAGCAGAGCAAGATGAACTTATAGCTGAAGCAGTTGCAGAAGGTGGAGAAATTAACTTTGGTGAAGGAGAAGAAGCATAA
- the ccoS gene encoding cbb3-type cytochrome oxidase assembly protein CcoS, whose translation MIDDTLFFMLVVGLVISAGMLFLFIWAAKSGQFDDASKMTNGMLFDSVEDLNDAIKKEKSIKEAKKEIKKEDK comes from the coding sequence ATGATAGATGATACACTATTTTTTATGTTAGTAGTTGGGCTTGTAATTTCAGCAGGAATGCTATTTTTATTTATTTGGGCTGCAAAATCAGGACAATTTGATGATGCTTCAAAAATGACAAATGGAATGCTTTTTGATAGTGTTGAAGATTTAAATGATGCTATAAAAAAAGAAAAATCTATAAAAGAGGCTAAAAAAGAGATAAAAAAAGAGGATAAGTAA
- a CDS encoding EAL domain-containing response regulator, which yields MNNDISNLKSITVLYVEDEKDLREVTSSILKSFTKNQYVATNGQEGYELFLKHDSDIDLIISDINMPILNGLEMIKKIKDINKNVPIIVTTAFSNKEYLLEAIDIGVDKYVLKPVDVSKLLQAMSQSLNYHELKDLYLDSLTNLSNRNKLKKDLKDSNSELMALFDIDEFIATNDLFGETIGDKILKEFASKMRNYFDGNDSLLYRIESDKFAVVPKNKMETKDFFNICKDFLEKVENEPFLIDDNEIDVNITVGIAQGDGSEAYKYTKRIISYARKTFQKIMIYDDSYNIHISFEENIKWIKQLKQGFKDNLLKAYFQPIVDTQTKEVIKYEALIRYIDHDGKEFSPYSFLHIAKKTKLYSNIIKVILEDSLKLIKNKNKRVSINISYDDILNEKTTKYIYNYLDENIDFASNIEFEILESEEISDFDLVDAFIDNVSRYGCKVGIDDFGSGYSNFHLLSRLDIDFIKIDGSLIKNIHQSKDLEIIVKTISNIAKEFNIKTVAEFVANEYIYNKVKELNIDYSQGYFFDKPLKFEDIV from the coding sequence ATGAACAACGATATATCAAATCTAAAAAGTATTACAGTACTATATGTTGAAGATGAAAAAGATTTAAGAGAAGTTACATCTTCTATTTTAAAATCATTTACAAAGAATCAGTATGTTGCAACAAATGGTCAAGAAGGGTATGAACTTTTTTTAAAACATGATAGTGATATTGATTTAATTATCTCAGATATAAATATGCCAATTTTGAATGGTTTGGAGATGATTAAAAAAATCAAAGATATAAATAAAAATGTTCCAATCATTGTAACAACAGCTTTTTCAAACAAAGAATATCTACTAGAAGCAATTGATATTGGTGTTGATAAATATGTTTTAAAACCTGTAGATGTTTCAAAACTACTTCAAGCTATGTCACAATCATTAAATTATCATGAACTAAAAGATTTGTATTTGGATAGCTTAACAAACCTTTCAAATAGAAATAAACTAAAAAAAGATTTAAAAGATTCAAATAGTGAACTTATGGCTTTATTCGATATTGATGAATTTATTGCAACAAATGATCTTTTTGGGGAAACTATTGGTGATAAAATCTTAAAAGAGTTTGCTTCAAAAATGAGAAATTATTTTGATGGAAATGACTCCTTACTATATAGGATAGAATCAGATAAATTTGCAGTAGTACCAAAAAATAAGATGGAGACAAAAGATTTTTTCAATATTTGTAAAGATTTCTTAGAAAAAGTAGAAAATGAACCATTTTTAATAGATGATAATGAAATAGATGTAAATATTACTGTAGGAATAGCCCAAGGGGATGGTTCAGAAGCTTACAAATATACAAAAAGAATTATATCTTATGCTAGAAAAACTTTCCAAAAAATTATGATTTATGATGATTCTTACAATATTCACATATCTTTTGAAGAGAATATAAAATGGATAAAACAACTAAAACAAGGATTTAAAGACAATTTACTAAAAGCATATTTTCAACCAATTGTTGATACACAAACAAAAGAGGTTATAAAATATGAAGCATTAATTAGATACATAGACCATGATGGTAAAGAATTTAGCCCATATAGTTTTTTACATATTGCAAAAAAAACGAAGCTTTACTCAAATATTATTAAAGTTATTTTAGAAGACTCTTTAAAACTTATTAAAAATAAAAATAAAAGAGTATCTATAAATATATCTTATGATGATATTTTAAATGAAAAAACTACAAAATATATCTATAACTATTTAGATGAAAATATAGATTTTGCTTCAAATATTGAGTTTGAAATACTAGAGAGCGAAGAGATTTCGGATTTTGACTTAGTTGATGCATTTATAGATAATGTTTCAAGATATGGTTGTAAAGTTGGAATTGATGATTTTGGTAGCGGATACTCAAATTTTCATCTTTTATCAAGATTGGATATAGACTTCATAAAAATAGATGGTTCTTTAATAAAAAATATTCATCAGTCAAAAGATTTAGAGATAATTGTAAAAACAATATCAAATATTGCAAAAGAATTCAATATAAAAACTGTTGCAGAATTTGTGGCAAATGAATATATTTATAATAAAGTAAAAGAGTTAAATATAGATTATTCTCAAGGATACTTTTTTGATAAACCTTTAAAATTCGAGGATATAGTTTAA
- a CDS encoding NifU family protein, with amino-acid sequence MFPFTDEDLQEPVNNIIEKKISPMLARDGGAIELLDIKNAKVYIQLKGACVGCSASGSTLKYVVEKELKSAIHPDLKIINVPIGKENYLED; translated from the coding sequence ATGTTTCCATTTACAGATGAAGATTTACAAGAGCCTGTAAACAATATAATAGAAAAAAAAATTTCTCCTATGCTTGCACGTGATGGTGGAGCAATTGAGTTGCTAGATATAAAAAATGCGAAAGTTTATATTCAGTTAAAAGGTGCTTGTGTTGGATGTAGTGCAAGTGGAAGTACACTAAAATATGTTGTTGAAAAAGAGCTAAAAAGTGCTATACATCCAGATTTAAAAATAATTAATGTTCCAATAGGAAAAGAAAACTATTTAGAGGATTAA
- a CDS encoding UDP-N-acetylmuramoyl-L-alanyl-D-glutamate--2,6-diaminopimelate ligase produces MKLSINNKIFTDNTNELEKDNTIFVVSKQNEKFKDKATNSGFELLNSNELKNYLDMSSIKIIGVTGTNGKTTTASTIYKILLNLGYKVALQGTRGFFINEHCVEDYSLTTPVQLGNFTNIQKAIQNSCQFFIMEVSSHAIEQNRIEGLDFALKIHTNITRDHLDYHKTIEEYIRVKNLFLSDESKKLINIDDKVVKFNPTNAFTYSLENNSNFKVLKYELKDSMNVEFLYENKNYKFSTNMMGIFNIYNLLAAIAAVYITTNEKLENICKVVEKFSSISGRMEIVSTKPLIIVDFAHTPDGMDEVLKSFPNKEIISVFGAGGNRDSLKRPLMGEVASKYSKHIVVTSDNPRFEEPKKIIEDILNGINDKSNVIVIEDRKEALKKAINLANDKSVILILGKGDESAQIIGDKKFEFNDKDEILKILEARL; encoded by the coding sequence ATGAAACTAAGCATAAACAATAAAATATTTACAGACAATACAAATGAGTTAGAAAAAGATAATACTATTTTTGTAGTATCAAAGCAAAATGAAAAGTTTAAAGATAAAGCAACAAATAGTGGTTTTGAACTATTAAATTCAAACGAGCTTAAAAACTATTTGGATATGAGTTCTATAAAAATTATTGGAGTTACAGGTACAAACGGTAAAACGACAACAGCTTCAACGATATATAAGATTCTTTTAAATTTGGGATATAAAGTAGCTCTTCAAGGTACAAGAGGGTTTTTTATAAATGAGCATTGTGTAGAAGATTATTCACTTACAACTCCTGTACAGTTAGGAAATTTTACAAATATTCAAAAAGCTATACAAAATTCATGTCAATTTTTTATAATGGAAGTAAGCTCACATGCAATTGAACAAAATAGAATTGAAGGTTTAGATTTTGCTTTAAAAATTCATACAAATATTACAAGAGATCATCTTGATTATCATAAAACTATTGAGGAGTATATAAGAGTAAAAAATCTATTTTTGAGTGATGAAAGTAAAAAATTAATAAATATAGATGACAAGGTTGTGAAATTTAATCCAACAAATGCATTTACTTATTCGCTAGAAAATAACTCAAACTTTAAAGTTCTAAAATATGAATTAAAAGATAGCATGAATGTAGAGTTCTTATATGAAAATAAAAACTATAAATTCTCTACAAATATGATGGGAATTTTTAATATTTACAACCTTTTAGCAGCAATAGCAGCAGTTTATATTACTACAAATGAAAAATTAGAAAATATTTGTAAAGTTGTAGAAAAATTCAGTTCAATAAGTGGAAGAATGGAGATTGTTTCAACAAAACCTCTTATAATTGTAGATTTTGCTCATACTCCAGATGGTATGGATGAAGTTTTAAAAAGTTTCCCAAATAAAGAGATAATTTCTGTTTTTGGAGCAGGTGGGAATAGAGATTCTTTGAAACGACCACTTATGGGAGAAGTTGCAAGTAAATATTCAAAGCATATAGTTGTAACTAGTGATAATCCAAGGTTTGAAGAACCAAAAAAAATAATTGAAGATATTTTAAATGGAATAAATGACAAATCAAATGTTATAGTAATTGAAGATAGAAAAGAGGCTTTGAAAAAAGCTATAAATTTGGCAAATGATAAAAGTGTTATTCTAATTCTTGGAAAAGGTGATGAATCAGCACAAATAATTGGTGATAAAAAGTTTGAGTTTAATGATAAAGATGAGATTTTAAAGATTTTAGAAGCTAGACTTTAG
- a CDS encoding heavy metal translocating P-type ATPase codes for MLKIECNHCHLSFDEKIMIKENDLNFCCGGCQSVYHILKSENLDSFYEKLGNKTIKAPLQVSNDDLSKFDSENFLNSYTTITKDGFVQIDLILEGIHCAACVWLNEKVLYDTKGVIEANINFTTNKARVVFNSDILKLSDIIKKIRSVGYNAYAYDSNIADKEASKAKQDYFVRIMVAVVCTMNIMMLSVAKYTGFFTGMSLEVKNMIHLAEFILTTPVLFFSGFVFYKGAYFGLKNRIVNMDLLVSSGATMTYVYSLFVLFGAKGESYFDSVAMIITFVLVGKYLEVIGKKSAIDTLDKIKSTLPLEAVVVKDGKKETKALNLVKVGDLIELKIGEKVPVDGKIISGNASFDEASLTGESIPVYKKTGDNIFSGTVILDSTILFEVVKDFKNSTFSSIVTLLEDSLNSKPKIQTLANKISRGFSLIILSIAFVTFLVWYYLGLDLGFYFEGVNQFERSFITAISVVVIACPCALALATPMASLVGISELAKKSLLFKEAKFIETIANATTVVFDKTGTLTKGELEVSFVEFFNKDEKNINLLYSLLDSSNHPVSIAVKRYIKENFEVSNLSLENIKNIEAKGLSAIYENVEILGGNEALLKEFEINLNIELNSKFTQYLFCVNKKIIANFELKDELKEDAKDLIEYLKEQNIESIMLTGDNNFVASSIAKELEISNYKANLTPKDKADFIKDLKNSGKIVVMVGDGVNDSVALASSDVAIAMGNSADISMMVSDVVMLNSKLKSLKDAFIISKKTYKHIKQNLAFSLIYNTITIPIAAAGFIIPLFAALSMSLSSLVVVLNSLRIKLK; via the coding sequence TTGCTAAAAATAGAGTGTAATCATTGTCATTTATCATTTGATGAAAAAATAATGATAAAAGAGAATGATTTAAATTTTTGTTGTGGTGGTTGCCAAAGTGTTTATCATATTTTAAAAAGTGAAAATTTAGACTCTTTTTATGAAAAACTTGGAAATAAAACTATAAAAGCTCCTTTGCAAGTCTCAAATGATGACTTATCAAAATTTGACTCAGAAAACTTCTTAAATAGTTATACAACAATTACAAAAGATGGGTTTGTACAAATTGATTTAATACTTGAAGGAATTCATTGTGCAGCTTGTGTTTGGCTAAATGAAAAAGTTTTATATGATACAAAAGGTGTTATTGAAGCAAATATAAATTTTACAACAAATAAAGCAAGAGTTGTTTTTAACAGTGATATTTTAAAACTCAGTGATATTATAAAAAAAATTAGAAGTGTTGGTTACAACGCTTATGCTTATGACTCAAATATAGCAGACAAAGAAGCTAGTAAAGCCAAGCAAGATTATTTTGTAAGAATTATGGTTGCTGTTGTTTGTACTATGAATATAATGATGTTAAGTGTTGCAAAATATACAGGCTTTTTTACAGGAATGAGTCTTGAAGTAAAAAATATGATACATCTAGCAGAGTTTATTCTTACAACTCCAGTTTTATTTTTTAGTGGATTTGTATTTTATAAAGGTGCATATTTTGGTTTAAAAAATCGTATTGTAAATATGGATTTGCTTGTAAGTTCTGGTGCAACAATGACTTATGTTTACTCTTTATTTGTTTTGTTTGGGGCAAAAGGTGAGAGCTATTTTGATTCAGTTGCTATGATTATAACTTTTGTTTTAGTTGGAAAATATCTTGAAGTAATTGGTAAAAAATCAGCTATTGATACTTTGGATAAAATAAAATCGACTCTTCCTCTTGAAGCAGTTGTTGTAAAAGATGGAAAAAAAGAGACAAAAGCTTTAAATTTAGTAAAAGTTGGTGATTTAATTGAGCTTAAGATTGGAGAAAAAGTTCCAGTTGATGGAAAAATTATAAGTGGAAATGCATCTTTTGATGAAGCAAGCTTAACTGGTGAGTCAATTCCAGTTTATAAAAAAACTGGAGATAATATTTTTAGTGGAACTGTTATTTTAGACTCTACAATACTTTTTGAAGTTGTAAAAGATTTTAAAAATTCAACTTTTTCTTCTATTGTAACCTTGCTTGAAGATTCACTAAACTCAAAACCTAAAATTCAAACTTTGGCAAATAAAATTTCAAGAGGTTTTAGTTTAATAATTTTAAGTATTGCCTTTGTTACATTTTTAGTTTGGTACTATTTAGGTCTTGATTTAGGATTTTACTTTGAAGGTGTTAATCAGTTTGAAAGGTCATTTATAACTGCTATTTCTGTTGTTGTGATTGCTTGTCCTTGTGCTTTAGCACTTGCAACGCCAATGGCTAGCTTAGTTGGAATTAGTGAGTTGGCAAAAAAATCATTACTATTTAAAGAAGCAAAATTTATAGAAACTATTGCAAATGCTACAACTGTTGTTTTTGATAAAACAGGAACTTTGACAAAAGGAGAGTTAGAAGTTAGTTTTGTAGAGTTTTTCAATAAAGATGAAAAAAATATAAATCTTCTTTACTCTTTGCTTGATAGCTCAAATCATCCAGTGAGTATTGCTGTTAAAAGATATATTAAAGAAAATTTTGAAGTTTCTAATTTAAGTTTAGAAAATATAAAAAATATAGAAGCAAAAGGTTTAAGTGCAATATATGAAAATGTTGAAATATTAGGTGGGAATGAGGCACTTTTAAAAGAGTTTGAGATAAATCTAAATATTGAGTTAAACTCAAAATTTACTCAATATTTGTTTTGTGTAAATAAAAAAATTATTGCAAATTTTGAATTAAAAGATGAGTTAAAAGAAGATGCAAAAGATCTTATAGAATATTTAAAAGAACAAAATATAGAATCTATAATGTTAACAGGTGATAATAATTTTGTAGCTTCAAGTATTGCAAAAGAGTTAGAAATATCAAACTATAAAGCAAATTTAACTCCAAAAGATAAAGCAGATTTTATAAAAGATTTGAAAAATAGTGGTAAAATAGTTGTTATGGTTGGAGATGGTGTAAATGATAGTGTTGCCCTAGCTTCAAGCGATGTTGCAATTGCTATGGGAAATTCTGCTGATATTTCTATGATGGTTTCTGATGTAGTAATGCTAAATTCAAAGCTAAAATCATTAAAAGATGCTTTTATAATATCTAAAAAAACATATAAACATATAAAACAAAATTTAGCTTTCTCTTTAATTTATAATACAATTACAATTCCAATTGCAGCAGCTGGATTTATAATTCCACTTTTTGCTGCATTATCTATGAGTTTAAGTTCTTTGGTAGTTGTTTTAAACTCTCTTAGAATAAAACTTAAATAA